The genomic interval GGGAACCGTCATCAACGGCCGGGCGACCATGTAGATCGCCACCGCCACGGCCACGTTCCCCGAGCCAAGCCTGAGGGAGATGTCGGTCACCCACGCCGCCGGCGGGATGGCCGCCGGGCTGGGCGCCGGCGCCTCGCTGATGAGCCGGTCCACCCCGGCCAGCAGGACCAAGGCGACCACGCTGGCCAGGAGCAGCCGGCCCAGCAGCTTCCACTGGCGACGCCAGGCCAGCCAGGCCACCAGCCCCAGGGCGGCCAGCAGCGAGAGCACCCGGATGGTGCCGAAGACGATCACGGCCAGCCCCTCCGGCAGGCCACGGACGACCCGGACCAGGTCGGTCTCGAAACCCAGCAGGGCGTCCGAGAAGACGGTCGCCAGGACCAGCCCGAGCAGCAGCAGGATCAGGCCACCGACCAGCCGCAGCAGGTCGCGCGAGCTCCGCGCGAACTCGTACTGCCGGCCGCCGTCGACCCGGCGGTCAGGGGCCGCCCCCGGGCTCGTCCCGGCGTCAGAGGTCGCCTCGGTGGCCATCGTCCGGTCCGCTCCAGGCTGGTGGGTTGCTGGCAGGTCCTGACCAGCCTAGTCGGACGGCAACCCCGGATGGGCCTCCCCGAGCATCCCGGGGCGGCGGTTCCGGCAGCAACTGCGTTCCGACGATCCGCTCGCGCATCGGCATGGTCCGACGGCTGGGTCGGCGGGACGTTGTTGTGGGGATGTCGTGCTTTGATGGCCAGCATGGACACCGAGCACAACCAACCACGGGTCGCGCTGGTGGCGGGAGCGACGCGGGGAGCCGGACGCGCCATCGCGGTCGAGCTGGCCCGGGCCGGGCTGCATGTGTACGCCACCGGGCGCAGCAGCCGCGCCACGGGGAGGTCGGAGATCGGGCGGCCGGAGACGATCGAGGACACCGGCGACCTGATGGCCGCCGCCGGCGGGCATGGTACGGCCCTGGTGGTCGACCACGAGGACCCCGCGGCCGTGGCCGCCCTGGTCGCCCGGATCGAGTCCGACCACGGCCGCCTGGACGTCCTGGTCAACGACATCTTCGGCGGCGACCGCTACGCGCAGTGGCACACGCCGATGTGGGAGCACGACCTCGCCGGTGGCCTGCGGATGCTGCGGATGGGCGTGGACACCCACCTCATCACCGCCCACGCCGCCCTGCCGTTGCTGCTGCGCGGCGAGCGCGGGCTGCTGGTCGAGATGACCGACGGCACGGCCGAGGTCAACGCCAACTACCGCGAGGGGGTCGGCTTCTTCTACGACCTGGTCAAGGCGAACGTGAGCCGGATCATCCTCTCGCTCACCCATGAGCTGCGTGACCGGCCGGCGACGGCACTCGGGGTCACGCCCGGCTGGCTGCGCTCGGAGGCCATGCTGGAGGGCTTCGGGGTCACCGAGGAGACCTGGCGAGACGCGCTCGCCAAGGTGCCAGGGTTCGCGATCTCAGAGTCGCCGACCTACGTGGCCCGCGGGGTCGCCGCCCTCGCCCAGGACCCGGAGGCGGCCCAGTTCGCCGGTCAGGTGCTCACCGCCCGCCAGCTGGCCGACCGCTACGGCGTGACCGACGCCGACGGCTCCCGCCCGGACGCCTGGGGCTACATCGCCACCTACGGCATGAGCGAGCAGAGCGGCCGGGACGTCGAGCGGTTCCGCTGACAGGGACGAACCGGCACCAGGGCATGGCGCCCGGTGAGGAGAAAGGTTGTTGTCAGGGTCGTTCAGCCCGGCTGCTCGTCGAGGAAGGCGAGGGTGACCGCCGCCAACAGCGGGGAGACGGCCAGGTTGTAGTGCGTGAGGCCAGGCAGGATGGCCAGCGCGTGACCGCCCTTGGGCCGGCCCTCACCCATCCAGCC from Actinomycetota bacterium carries:
- a CDS encoding SDR family oxidoreductase, translating into MDTEHNQPRVALVAGATRGAGRAIAVELARAGLHVYATGRSSRATGRSEIGRPETIEDTGDLMAAAGGHGTALVVDHEDPAAVAALVARIESDHGRLDVLVNDIFGGDRYAQWHTPMWEHDLAGGLRMLRMGVDTHLITAHAALPLLLRGERGLLVEMTDGTAEVNANYREGVGFFYDLVKANVSRIILSLTHELRDRPATALGVTPGWLRSEAMLEGFGVTEETWRDALAKVPGFAISESPTYVARGVAALAQDPEAAQFAGQVLTARQLADRYGVTDADGSRPDAWGYIATYGMSEQSGRDVERFR